GGCGAGGGCCACATCGATCACCAGCAGAGTCGCGAACGTGAGCGCGTCCGCGAGGGCCAGGACGGTGAACGCCCCGGCGAGCACGACGCCGGCGGCAGAGCCGACGATCATCATGACGATGCGGTCGTGCCGATCGGCGAGCACGCCGCCGAACACCGTCGTGAGCGTGCGGATCGTCATGCCGACGGCGCTGATGATGCCGGCCTGCGCCGGGTCGTTCGTGACGAACAGCGCGATCAGCGGGATGGCGAAGCCGAACAGCGCAGAAGCCAGCCCCTTGGCCGTGTCGCTGATCAGCCAGGTGATGTAGCGGATGTTGTGCACCAGGCGATGCGCGGTGGCTGTTGTCATGTGATCCAGAGTAGATCCGCAACAGAAGTTGCGCAACTTTTATTGCGCAATATTTGTTGTGGATAGGATGTCGAGATGGCAGACGAGAGATCGCCGAAGAATCCGCGGCCGAACGCGATGCCCGCGCACTCGGGCTCGAAGGGCACGCACCCCGACGCGAAGCCGGCGACCACGGCCATGCTGAAGGCGTATGCGCACCCGCTGCGTCGGCGGATCGCCAAGGCGGTCGCCGGTCGTGGCCACGCGCGCGCCGCAGACGTCGCGGCCGACCTCGGCGTTCCCGCCAACAGCGTCAGCTTTCATCTGCGTGTCCTCGCCGAGGCCGGGCTGATCGAAGAGGCACCCGAGTTCGCCCGCGACAAGCGCGATCGGGTGTGGAAGGCGACTGAGGGGTCTTGGAACGTCGGTTCGCCGGAGCATCCGATCGCCGACGAAGTGCTCGGCGGAGTGCTGATGAATGCACTCGTCGATGATCATCTCGACATGATGCGGCGGTTCATGGCGTGGGCACCGGAGTACGTGTCCGGTCGCGACCCCGTCGTGCACGGGACCTTCTCGCAGGCCAACCTACGACTGACCGAGGCGGAGTTCAGTGAGATCGAGCGGCGGATCCACGAGGTCATCAAGGAGGTCGGCGATGCCCATGACCCCGACGATCCCGACACTCGCATCTGGAGCCTCGACATCATCGCCGCCGATGACACGATCTGAGCCCGGCCCCTGCGTCGCGCGGCACAGACCCTGCACGCTTGGCCGTGGATCTGCACACTTGGCCGTCCGGATCGGCGATCTGGGCAGCCATCCGTGATTCCGGACGGCCATCTGTACCCGCGCACCCACGTGTACCCGCACCGAGGCGCCCGCATCCCAAGGATGACGGGCGCCCCGTGACGCGGCTGCAGCTCGAGGACTACGGGATCGTCCTGCGGAACGCGAGAAACGAGATCACCGAGAGCAACGCGACGACGACCAGGCCCCACAGTGCCAGGCCGACCGCGCCGAGTGCCAGGATGCCCTCCCAGACCTGCCCCCACGCCTCGAGACGGGTGACGAGGAACACCAGACCGAGGATCAGGAGCACGACCGCGAAGCTCGCGATGAGGAGCACCATCTGGCCCCAGCTCTTGAAGATCGTCGCGCCGGTGAATCCGACCACGAAGAAGAACAGGGCGAGGGTGAAGTAGACCACGAACGCTCCGAGCGGACCGGCTTCCCACAGCCACGGCAGATGGAAGACGTACCCGTTCACGCCGTACCCGTTGGTCAGCATCTCGATCCCACCGCCGATCAGGAACAACGCGCCCATGAGGGCACTGCCGAGGATCGCGGTGAGCATCGTGCCGAGGAAGAATTCCCGGCGCGTGATGCTCATGGCCTGGGAGAACGGGAAGGTCAGAGTCATCGCCGACATACCGATCGCGAAGAAGTACCACAGCGGGGCCTGTCCGCCACCGCCGTACTTCGGCTGATCGATGGGAATCATCGCGTAGATGAGCACCGAGATGAGCACTGCGCCGGCGAGGATCACCAGCGGGTACCAGAT
The DNA window shown above is from Microbacterium murale and carries:
- a CDS encoding winged helix-turn-helix domain-containing protein — protein: MADERSPKNPRPNAMPAHSGSKGTHPDAKPATTAMLKAYAHPLRRRIAKAVAGRGHARAADVAADLGVPANSVSFHLRVLAEAGLIEEAPEFARDKRDRVWKATEGSWNVGSPEHPIADEVLGGVLMNALVDDHLDMMRRFMAWAPEYVSGRDPVVHGTFSQANLRLTEAEFSEIERRIHEVIKEVGDAHDPDDPDTRIWSLDIIAADDTI